A region of Liolophura sinensis isolate JHLJ2023 chromosome 8, CUHK_Ljap_v2, whole genome shotgun sequence DNA encodes the following proteins:
- the LOC135473815 gene encoding acylglycerol kinase, mitochondrial-like, which yields MAFVLKFAKTIRNNWKKSCFFAAVSIYGVKYARDSHEEEQIRRVYCEEARQYGHEHITLTQRPKKIYVFLNPAAHGNKGRKLFEKNAAPLLHLAGLEVVLVKTEYESQAKEFMSVIEVEDAHSIVVAGGDGTLSEVVTGILRKGNRKFEKSVPIGIIPLGNTNRFARKWFRYGMEKNTVQAIADSAMAVIKGRIRPVDVLSIKGDDGKATYALSGLEIGAYRDAVARKNKYWYFGPLKYRWTYVRTIMKDWPPTIKGKLQYIPSNAEITSRSKKLESSKQETAESSERWSWWNLFYRSRPAPTEVYEDDREDDDAFDSEAEISRDIDTVEFTLMSGLYYEKSAESECPAVKHVDVGIGPSFPSRTELLQEGWRRINSDTLLLGTETNEHLSARKIRFSPELTEGEELWFTIDGEHYEAKPIEVSVLKNRLNFYCSNEAPSG from the coding sequence ATGgcatttgttttgaaatttgctaAAACTATCCGAAACAATTGGAAGAAATCATGTTTCTTCGCAGCTGTATCTATTTACGGTGTGAAATATGCAAGAGATAGTCACGAAGAGGAACAGATTAGACGTGTGTATTGCGAGGAAGCAAGACAGTATGGTCATGAGCATATCACATTAACACAGAGACCTAAGAAAATATACGTGTTTTTAAATCCCGCGGCACATGGGAACAAGGGAAGAaagttgtttgaaaaaaatgcaGCACCTCTGCTTCACCTGGCCGGACTAGAAGTTGTCCTTGTGAAGACTGAGTATGAAAGTCAGGCCAAGGAATTCATGAGTGTCATTGAAGTGGAGGATGCACATTCCATTGTTGTAGCTGGAGGCGATGGCACGCTATCAGAAGTTGTGACTGGCATTCTCAGAAAAGGAAACCGAAAATTCGAAAAATCTGTTCCCATAGGAATCATACCTTTAGGTAACACCAACCGATTTGCCAGAAAATGGTTTAGATATGGCATGGAAAAGAATACAGTTCAGGCCATTGCTGATTCGGCCATGGCTGTAATTAAGGGCAGAATAAGACCAGTTGATGTTTTGTCGATAAAAGGTGATGATGGCAAGGCAACATATGCATTGTCAGGGCTTGAAATCGGCGCCTATAGAGATGCTGTTGCCAGAAAGAACAAATATTGGTATTTCGGCCCTCTAAAATACCGTTGGACATATGTAAGAACGATCATGAAGGATTGGCCTCCAACCATCAAAGGAAAGCTACAGTATATCCCATCTAATGCAGAAATTACTTCCAGGTCAAAGAAATTGGAAAGCAGCAAACAAGAAACTGCTGAGTCATCCGAAAGATGGAGCTGGTGGAATTTGTTTTATCGCTCTCGGCCTGCTCCAACAGAAGTTTATGAAGATGACAGGGAAGATGATGATGCGTTCGATTCTGAGGCTGAAATAAGCCGAGATATAGACACAGTCGAGTTTACTCTCATGTCTGGGCTTTATTATGAGAAATCAGCAGAAAGTGAGTGTCCAGCTGTCAAACATGTTGATGTTGGTATAGGTCCATCCTTCCCAAGCCGAACTGAGTTGCTTCAGGAAGGATGGAGAAGGATTAACTCAGACACTCTCTTACTTGGGACAGAGACAAATGAACATCTGTCTGCTAGGAAAATAAGATTTTCTCCCGAACTGACTGAGGGGGAAGAGCTTTGGTTCACCATTGATGGTGAACATTATGAAGCCAAACCTATTGAAGTTAGTGTGCTGAAAAACAGACTAAATTTTTACTGTTCAAACGAAGCACCCTCAGGTTGA